The following are encoded together in the Anaerostipes caccae L1-92 genome:
- a CDS encoding YodL domain-containing protein, which translates to MEKKKGYSMFERDKLDPADSMRIERNIYFEEQTADLSGLTALPLEQLQALREEYAAAEQAAFEALQEQAAAWDEQAGKTLAIDKAIEYVRTPEATHTANQWEATDYGKHISNRVYQMRYHISENTRYDREKEKSIPYSWTLSWSIYTNSPHNYGQAKIAGQERKVFADKAAMEKYLNGRIKAYQHLFTEVSPPIPPEYAEHFKVNGQLLPGYAIEGEERAQPTAEKAAPTTAEPPQDTEQRKERETINEQFSILIDSRSRFETGKPGGVWLPMPTTTEQLHAAMESVGITADNPQDFFINGYSSTEDCPFDLPLSVIQSASMDELNYFGKLLEMQSDGDKDKFAAAVTHGEYAGSMKDLINLAQNLDCYWLYPTVRSEEDYGYYLIDELDELELPEEAKKYFKYEEYGRDAVSKDKGQFTEQGYIYNNQNTFTEWYRGTENEIPKEYRVMSFPQPERGGQDKTFMDAAATEQTARTAAEQPQEPHPVIPIVLTAGKPAEKLKEITDRLEQGITELFDSERYKEYLKVMSKFHNYSFRNTVLIAMQKPDASLLAGFSAWKNNFERNVMRGQKGIKIIAPSPYKIKQEMQKIDPHTQKPIIGKDGKPVTEEKEITIPAYKVVSVFDVSQTEGKELPDIAVDELTGDVDRYKDFFAALEKTSPVPIAFENIEGGSHGYYHLEDKRIAINEGMSELQTLKTAIHEIAHAKLHDIDLNAPKDEQPRVDRRTREVEAESVAYTVCQHYGLDTSDYSFGYVAGWSSGRELSELKSSLETIRSAAAEIINSIDANFAELQKAQDKEQTAGQEQPTREGQEAAPQPEAPKKADTAGKEKPEAAPKEAFTPETIYRVRRNPYSDSRENSHLLQAYVTQENGRAKMGDVLYTGTPEKCRELMGQLKSGELTEGDVKQLYAKAQETAQTTGQDKDTFSIYQIKGGDETRDFRFEPYDRLQAAGNVVDKANYELVYSAPLAPETSLEDIYTRFNIDHPKDFKGHSLSVSDVVVLHQNGQDTAHYVDSVGFRQVPEFLQEQKQLTPDELTTGETIQTPRGTFHVTAMSREQIEAAGYGFHHQSDDGKYLIMGNGTRAFAVAAEQPEKANPLKHIEDTVEQNDNNFDGIINNTPTVDELEAKVKAGETISLVDLANAVKADKERGKEAKPEKKPSIRAQLRADKEKAQKKNAKQKLQDLERS; encoded by the coding sequence ATGGAAAAGAAAAAAGGTTACTCCATGTTTGAGCGTGACAAGTTAGACCCGGCTGACAGTATGCGGATAGAGCGAAATATTTATTTTGAGGAACAGACCGCTGACCTTTCCGGGCTTACCGCCCTGCCCTTAGAACAGTTACAGGCATTGCGGGAAGAATACGCGGCGGCTGAACAGGCAGCTTTTGAAGCCTTGCAAGAACAGGCGGCGGCATGGGACGAACAGGCGGGAAAGACCCTTGCCATTGACAAAGCCATTGAGTATGTGAGGACACCCGAAGCTACGCATACCGCGAACCAGTGGGAAGCTACGGACTACGGGAAGCACATCAGCAACCGCGTCTACCAAATGCGCTACCACATATCCGAGAATACCCGGTATGACAGGGAAAAAGAGAAATCCATTCCCTATTCGTGGACGCTTTCATGGAGTATTTACACCAACAGCCCCCACAATTACGGACAGGCAAAAATCGCCGGACAGGAAAGGAAAGTCTTTGCAGACAAGGCAGCTATGGAAAAATATCTGAATGGGCGTATCAAAGCCTATCAGCATTTATTCACCGAGGTATCGCCGCCTATCCCGCCAGAGTATGCAGAGCATTTCAAAGTAAACGGGCAGCTTTTACCGGGCTATGCTATCGAGGGCGAGGAACGGGCGCAGCCTACCGCTGAAAAAGCAGCCCCCACCACAGCAGAGCCGCCACAGGACACCGAACAGAGAAAGGAGCGTGAAACCATAAACGAGCAGTTTTCAATTCTTATCGACAGCCGCAGCCGCTTTGAAACAGGCAAACCGGGCGGCGTGTGGCTTCCCATGCCGACCACAACAGAGCAGCTTCATGCGGCTATGGAAAGCGTCGGCATTACCGCAGACAATCCGCAGGATTTTTTCATCAACGGGTATTCTTCTACGGAGGACTGCCCCTTTGACTTGCCGCTTTCCGTTATCCAAAGCGCAAGCATGGACGAGCTGAATTATTTTGGAAAACTTCTGGAAATGCAGAGTGACGGGGACAAGGATAAATTTGCGGCGGCGGTTACACATGGCGAGTATGCCGGAAGCATGAAAGACCTTATCAACCTTGCACAAAACCTTGACTGTTACTGGCTCTATCCCACTGTCCGCAGCGAAGAAGATTACGGTTATTATCTTATCGACGAACTGGACGAGCTGGAGCTTCCCGAAGAAGCAAAGAAATATTTCAAGTATGAAGAATACGGGCGGGACGCAGTTAGCAAGGATAAGGGGCAGTTTACCGAACAGGGCTATATCTATAACAATCAGAACACCTTTACCGAATGGTATCGGGGAACGGAAAACGAGATACCCAAAGAATACCGCGTTATGAGCTTCCCACAGCCGGAACGCGGCGGACAGGACAAGACCTTTATGGACGCAGCCGCCACAGAGCAGACCGCCCGAACCGCCGCAGAGCAGCCACAGGAGCCGCACCCGGTTATCCCTATCGTGCTGACAGCCGGGAAGCCCGCCGAGAAATTAAAAGAGATTACCGACCGTCTGGAACAGGGCATTACGGAACTCTTTGACAGCGAGCGTTACAAGGAATATCTGAAAGTCATGTCAAAATTCCATAATTACAGCTTCCGAAACACCGTCCTTATCGCCATGCAGAAGCCGGACGCTTCCCTTTTGGCGGGCTTTTCCGCTTGGAAGAACAACTTTGAGCGAAATGTGATGAGAGGGCAAAAGGGAATTAAAATCATTGCCCCGTCGCCCTATAAAATCAAACAGGAAATGCAGAAAATCGACCCGCACACGCAGAAGCCCATAATCGGCAAGGACGGAAAGCCCGTCACCGAGGAAAAGGAAATCACCATACCCGCCTACAAGGTGGTATCCGTCTTTGACGTTTCCCAGACCGAGGGAAAGGAACTGCCGGACATTGCCGTTGACGAACTGACAGGCGACGTTGACCGCTATAAGGACTTTTTCGCAGCCCTTGAAAAGACTTCCCCCGTTCCTATCGCCTTTGAGAATATCGAGGGCGGCTCTCATGGCTACTACCACTTGGAGGACAAGCGCATTGCTATCAACGAGGGCATGAGCGAATTACAGACCTTAAAGACCGCCATTCACGAAATCGCCCATGCGAAGCTGCACGACATTGACCTCAACGCGCCAAAGGACGAGCAACCCCGCGTTGACCGCCGCACCCGCGAAGTCGAAGCGGAAAGCGTCGCCTATACCGTCTGCCAACATTACGGGCTTGACACGTCGGACTATTCTTTCGGCTATGTCGCCGGGTGGAGCAGCGGGCGGGAGCTGTCCGAGCTGAAAAGCTCCCTTGAAACGATACGCAGCGCAGCCGCCGAGATTATCAATTCCATAGACGCGAATTTTGCGGAGCTGCAAAAGGCACAGGACAAGGAGCAGACCGCCGGACAGGAGCAGCCCACCAGAGAGGGACAAGAAGCCGCGCCACAGCCGGAAGCCCCGAAAAAAGCAGATACAGCCGGGAAAGAAAAGCCGGAAGCAGCCCCGAAAGAAGCCTTTACCCCGGAAACGATTTACAGAGTGCGCCGGAACCCTTACAGCGACAGCCGGGAAAACAGCCACCTCTTGCAAGCCTATGTGACACAGGAGAACGGGCGGGCGAAAATGGGCGACGTGCTTTATACGGGAACGCCGGAGAAATGCCGCGAGCTTATGGGGCAGCTCAAAAGCGGCGAGCTGACCGAGGGCGACGTAAAGCAGCTTTACGCAAAGGCACAGGAAACGGCGCAGACCACCGGACAGGACAAGGACACCTTTTCCATTTACCAGATAAAGGGCGGGGACGAAACAAGGGACTTCCGCTTTGAGCCTTACGACCGCCTGCAGGCGGCGGGAAATGTGGTTGATAAAGCGAACTATGAGCTTGTCTATTCCGCGCCCCTTGCGCCGGAAACTTCCCTTGAAGATATTTATACCCGCTTCAATATCGACCACCCAAAAGATTTTAAGGGACACAGCCTTTCCGTTTCGGACGTGGTAGTGCTTCATCAGAACGGACAGGACACCGCGCATTACGTTGACAGCGTAGGCTTCCGGCAAGTGCCGGAGTTTTTACAGGAGCAGAAGCAGCTTACCCCGGACGAGCTGACAACGGGCGAAACAATCCAGACACCGAGGGGGACTTTCCATGTGACCGCCATGAGCCGGGAGCAGATAGAAGCCGCCGGATATGGCTTTCACCACCAGTCGGACGACGGAAAGTATCTGATTATGGGGAACGGGACGCGGGCGTTTGCTGTTGCCGCAGAGCAGCCGGAAAAGGCAAACCCCTTGAAGCATATCGAGGACACCGTAGAGCAGAACGACAACAACTTTGACGGTATCATCAACAACACCCCTACCGTTGACGAACTGGAAGCAAAGGTTAAGGCGGGAGAAACAATTTCCCTTGTTGACCTGGCTAACGCGGTCAAAGCCGACAAAGAGCGCGGCAAGGAAGCGAAGCCGGAAAAGAAGCCCTCTATCCGGGCGCAGCTTAGGGCTGACAAGGAAAAGGCGCAGAAGAAAAACGCAAAGCAGAAATTACAGGATTTGGAAAGGAGCTGA
- a CDS encoding DNA topoisomerase 3 — MAFRLVIAEKPSVAQTIAAALGIKGKQDGYIEGGGYLISWCVGHLVQLAEAAAYGEQYKKWSFDSLPILPEEWQYAVDPDKGKQFKTIKELMHRADVSEVVNACDAGREGELIFRFVYEVAGCKKPMRRLWISSMEDGAIKAGFASLKDGRDYGALFASALCRAKADWLIGINATRLFSCLYGKTLNVGRVQTPTLKMLTDRDAAISHFQKEKYYHVRLDLSGADAASERISDKAEADALKGACEAGKAVCVSLTREKKTAAPPKLFDLTSLQRETNRIFGYTAKQTLDLAQSLYEKRLLTYPRTDSSFLTDDMGGTAADIIALLCEKLPFMAGADFTPEIAKVLDSKKVSDHHAIIPTMELAKADPDALPESEKNILTLAGARLLFATAEPHIYEAVTAVFSCAGTDFTARGKTVLAEGWKELERRYRATLKDKPEAEDGENEGVTLPELSEGQNFPNPAAKVTEHTTTPPKPHSEASLLSAMERAGNGDTDPDAERRGLGTPATRAAVIEKLVKGGFAERKGKQLIPTQNGAALISVLPDMLTSPQLTAEWENNLTQIAKGAADPGEFLSGIEAMARELVQTHAAALDGKKDLFREEKPSVGKCPRCGSPVHEGKKNYYCSNKECAFVMWKNDRFFEERKTAFSAKIAAALLKSGKVNVKKLYSPKTGKTYDGTIVLADTGGKYVNYRIEVQKN, encoded by the coding sequence ATGGCATTTAGACTTGTGATTGCAGAAAAGCCGAGCGTGGCGCAGACTATCGCCGCCGCGCTTGGCATTAAGGGGAAACAGGACGGGTATATCGAGGGCGGCGGCTACCTCATTTCATGGTGCGTCGGGCATTTGGTACAGCTTGCGGAAGCTGCCGCCTACGGGGAGCAATATAAAAAATGGAGTTTTGACAGCTTACCCATTCTGCCGGAGGAATGGCAGTACGCCGTTGACCCGGACAAGGGGAAGCAATTCAAAACCATTAAAGAGCTTATGCACCGCGCCGACGTTTCCGAAGTGGTAAATGCGTGTGACGCGGGGCGCGAGGGTGAATTGATTTTCCGCTTTGTCTACGAAGTGGCGGGCTGCAAGAAGCCCATGCGCCGCTTGTGGATTTCTTCAATGGAGGACGGGGCGATTAAGGCGGGCTTTGCTTCCCTCAAAGACGGGCGGGACTATGGCGCGCTCTTTGCGTCCGCCCTCTGCCGCGCAAAGGCTGACTGGCTTATCGGCATTAACGCCACCCGGCTTTTCTCCTGCCTGTATGGAAAGACCTTGAACGTGGGGCGCGTCCAGACCCCGACCTTAAAAATGCTCACCGACCGGGACGCGGCTATCTCCCATTTCCAGAAAGAAAAATATTATCATGTTCGCCTTGATTTATCCGGCGCGGACGCGGCAAGCGAAAGGATTTCGGACAAGGCAGAAGCCGACGCGCTGAAAGGGGCTTGCGAAGCGGGAAAGGCGGTATGCGTTTCCCTTACCAGAGAGAAGAAAACCGCAGCCCCGCCAAAGCTCTTTGACCTTACCTCTTTGCAGCGGGAAACGAACCGCATTTTCGGTTACACCGCAAAGCAGACCCTTGACCTTGCACAATCCCTTTATGAAAAGCGGCTCCTTACTTATCCGAGGACGGACAGCAGCTTTCTTACTGACGACATGGGCGGCACCGCAGCGGACATTATCGCGCTGCTTTGCGAAAAGCTCCCCTTTATGGCGGGCGCGGACTTCACGCCGGAGATTGCAAAGGTATTAGACAGCAAGAAAGTATCAGACCACCACGCAATCATTCCCACTATGGAGCTTGCAAAGGCTGACCCGGACGCGCTGCCGGAAAGCGAGAAGAATATCCTTACCCTTGCGGGGGCGCGTCTGCTTTTTGCCACCGCCGAGCCGCATATTTATGAAGCGGTTACGGCGGTTTTCTCATGCGCCGGGACAGACTTCACCGCAAGGGGAAAGACCGTACTTGCGGAGGGTTGGAAAGAGCTTGAACGCAGATACCGGGCGACGCTGAAAGATAAGCCCGAAGCAGAGGACGGGGAAAATGAGGGCGTGACGCTGCCGGAGCTTTCCGAGGGACAGAACTTTCCTAACCCCGCCGCAAAAGTAACGGAGCATACCACAACGCCGCCGAAGCCCCACAGCGAAGCGTCGCTTCTCTCTGCTATGGAGCGAGCCGGGAACGGGGACACCGACCCGGACGCGGAACGCCGGGGGCTTGGCACTCCCGCCACCCGCGCCGCCGTCATTGAAAAACTGGTAAAGGGCGGCTTTGCAGAGCGCAAGGGGAAGCAGCTTATCCCCACGCAGAACGGAGCCGCCCTTATATCAGTCTTGCCGGATATGCTCACTTCCCCGCAGCTTACCGCAGAATGGGAAAACAATCTGACGCAGATAGCAAAGGGAGCCGCAGACCCCGGCGAATTTCTGTCCGGCATTGAAGCTATGGCGCGGGAGCTTGTGCAGACACACGCCGCAGCACTGGACGGGAAAAAGGATTTGTTCCGGGAGGAAAAGCCCTCTGTCGGCAAATGCCCCCGTTGCGGTTCCCCCGTCCATGAGGGGAAGAAAAACTATTATTGCAGCAACAAAGAATGTGCCTTTGTCATGTGGAAGAATGACCGCTTTTTCGAGGAACGCAAGACCGCTTTTTCCGCGAAGATTGCCGCCGCGCTCCTTAAATCCGGCAAAGTGAATGTGAAGAAGCTCTATTCCCCGAAAACAGGCAAGACCTATGACGGAACTATCGTTCTGGCTGACACTGGCGGGAAATACGTCAACTACCGTATCGAAGTACAGAAGAACTAA
- a CDS encoding DUF4366 domain-containing protein, whose translation MNKKILRTLTALCAALMLTGGFSVTAFAQTPEGQDATDDSGVVYEEPEKEEPLTPDGNATLVDDFGGNKQLITVTTKNGNYFYILIDRDDEGEDTVHFLNQVDEADLMALMEDGSTEAAPPAVCSCTDKCEAGKVNVSCPVCKDNMTACSGKEAEPETEKPTEQPKEKGNTGGLVLFLVVALLGGGGAFYYFKFMKPKQNVKGDTDLEDFDFDDYDEDEGDGLSDEEQEDEEA comes from the coding sequence ATGAATAAGAAAATCCTTAGAACCTTGACCGCACTCTGCGCCGCCCTCATGCTGACGGGCGGCTTTTCCGTCACCGCCTTTGCACAGACCCCGGAGGGACAGGACGCGACCGACGACAGCGGCGTTGTCTATGAGGAACCCGAAAAGGAAGAACCCCTTACCCCGGACGGGAACGCGACCCTTGTAGACGATTTCGGCGGCAACAAGCAGCTTATCACAGTGACGACCAAAAACGGCAATTACTTTTATATCCTTATCGACCGGGACGACGAGGGCGAGGACACCGTACATTTCCTTAATCAAGTGGACGAAGCCGACCTTATGGCACTCATGGAGGACGGAAGCACCGAAGCAGCCCCGCCCGCCGTTTGCAGTTGCACCGATAAATGCGAAGCCGGAAAGGTAAATGTGAGCTGCCCTGTCTGCAAGGACAACATGACCGCTTGCAGCGGCAAGGAAGCGGAGCCGGAAACCGAGAAACCAACAGAGCAGCCCAAAGAGAAAGGCAATACAGGCGGGCTTGTGCTTTTCCTTGTCGTGGCACTTCTTGGCGGCGGGGGCGCGTTCTATTATTTTAAGTTTATGAAGCCAAAGCAGAACGTCAAGGGCGACACCGACCTTGAAGATTTCGATTTTGACGATTACGACGAGGACGAGGGGGACGGGCTTTCTGATGAAGAACAGGAGGACGAGGAAGCATGA
- a CDS encoding DUF4315 family protein: MAMNKIERIDKEIAKTREKITEYQNRLRGLEAQKTEAENLQIVQLVRSMRLSPHELSAMLSGGGIPGMEAAPGYPAEPADHDTEEMEDTENE; the protein is encoded by the coding sequence ATGGCTATGAACAAAATTGAACGTATCGACAAAGAGATTGCAAAGACCCGCGAGAAAATCACCGAGTACCAGAACAGATTAAGGGGGCTTGAAGCGCAGAAAACCGAAGCGGAAAACCTGCAAATCGTACAGCTTGTGCGCTCCATGCGCCTTTCCCCGCATGAGCTTTCCGCTATGCTTTCCGGCGGCGGTATTCCGGGCATGGAAGCCGCGCCGGGCTACCCCGCAGAACCCGCAGACCACGACACCGAAGAAATGGAGGACACCGAGAATGAATAA
- a CDS encoding CHAP domain-containing protein encodes MTREGAVEVNAATGKKKRISKRIRDADFAKTEAPPQPEQAAQPLPGGATSPPLTDTPPLPHAPGAEREQDTAAAERVLERIDGARTRKASKKAARKAQAEATAKEKSSRLQFTDEERATPELERYIRKSDKAADRLDAAKAAIPKEKKLVRERTFDEATGKGKTRLHFEEQEKPIGKNKPHNNPLSRPAQEAGIFVHNKIHSVEKDNSGVEGAHKSEELAERGAKYGARKVKEGYHSHKLKPYRAAAKAEKAAFKANVDFQYHKALHDNPQIAGNPLSRFMQKQQIKRQYAKSARKGGAKTAQKAAENTRKAAKKTAEETKKAIAFVGRHPAGVCIAVAALLLFIMVSAGLSSCGSMFSGLMNGILGTSYTSEDSDLVATENNYAAKENELQQQIDNIESTHPGYDEYRYDLDSIGHNPHELASYLTALLQTYTPQSAQAELNRVFAMQYTLTLTEETEIRYRTETSTDPETGETTTEEVPYEYHILNVKLTNKPISEIAEELLTPQQLEMYRVYLETSGNKPLIFGGGSPDMGASEDLSGVQLVNGTRPGNTAVVDLAKRQVGNVGGRPFWSWYGFNSRVEWCACFVSWCYNQAGKSEPRFAGCQSQGVPWFQSRGQWGARGYENIAPGDAIFFDWDGDGSADHVGLVIGTDGERVYTVEGNSGDACKIKSYPVNYSCIKGYGLMNWN; translated from the coding sequence ATGACCCGCGAGGGGGCTGTCGAGGTAAACGCCGCTACCGGGAAAAAGAAACGTATCAGCAAGCGGATAAGGGACGCGGACTTTGCAAAGACCGAAGCCCCACCGCAGCCGGAACAGGCAGCGCAGCCCCTACCGGGCGGCGCAACTTCCCCGCCCTTAACCGACACGCCGCCGCTTCCCCATGCGCCGGGGGCAGAACGGGAACAGGACACCGCAGCAGCCGAGCGCGTCTTGGAACGTATCGACGGGGCGCGTACCAGAAAGGCGAGCAAAAAGGCGGCGAGGAAAGCACAGGCAGAAGCCACAGCAAAAGAAAAATCTTCCCGCTTGCAGTTTACCGACGAGGAACGGGCAACGCCGGAGCTTGAAAGGTATATCCGAAAATCGGACAAAGCAGCCGACCGTCTGGACGCGGCAAAGGCGGCTATCCCCAAAGAAAAGAAACTTGTACGGGAGCGCACCTTTGATGAAGCCACCGGGAAAGGCAAGACCCGCCTACATTTTGAGGAACAGGAAAAGCCCATAGGAAAGAATAAGCCCCACAATAACCCGCTATCCCGCCCCGCACAGGAAGCGGGTATTTTCGTCCACAACAAGATACATTCCGTTGAAAAGGACAATTCCGGCGTTGAGGGGGCGCACAAATCCGAAGAACTGGCAGAGCGCGGCGCAAAGTACGGGGCGCGGAAAGTCAAGGAGGGCTACCACAGCCACAAGCTCAAACCCTACCGGGCGGCGGCAAAGGCAGAGAAAGCGGCGTTCAAGGCGAATGTGGATTTTCAGTACCATAAAGCCCTGCATGACAATCCGCAGATTGCGGGCAATCCCCTTTCCCGCTTCATGCAGAAGCAGCAAATCAAGCGGCAGTATGCAAAGTCGGCAAGGAAAGGCGGCGCAAAAACGGCGCAGAAAGCCGCAGAGAACACCCGCAAGGCGGCAAAAAAGACCGCCGAGGAAACAAAAAAGGCAATCGCTTTTGTAGGGCGGCACCCGGCGGGCGTATGTATCGCCGTTGCCGCGCTACTCTTATTCATCATGGTATCGGCGGGGCTTTCCTCTTGCGGTTCCATGTTCTCCGGCTTGATGAACGGCATACTTGGGACTTCCTACACGTCGGAGGACAGCGACCTTGTGGCGACGGAGAACAATTACGCCGCAAAGGAAAACGAGCTTCAGCAGCAGATTGACAATATCGAAAGCACCCACCCCGGCTATGACGAATACCGCTATGACCTTGACAGTATCGGGCATAACCCCCATGAGTTAGCGTCCTACCTCACCGCCCTTTTACAGACCTACACCCCGCAGAGCGCACAGGCAGAGCTAAATCGCGTCTTTGCCATGCAGTACACTTTGACGCTGACAGAAGAAACGGAAATCCGCTACCGCACAGAAACAAGCACAGACCCGGAAACAGGGGAAACGACCACCGAGGAAGTACCCTACGAGTACCATATCCTCAACGTGAAGCTGACGAACAAGCCCATTTCCGAGATTGCGGAGGAACTTCTAACGCCACAGCAGCTTGAAATGTACCGCGTCTATCTGGAAACAAGCGGAAACAAACCGCTGATTTTCGGCGGCGGCTCCCCCGATATGGGCGCGTCCGAGGATTTAAGCGGCGTACAGCTTGTAAACGGCACACGCCCCGGCAACACCGCCGTTGTAGACCTTGCGAAGCGGCAAGTCGGCAACGTGGGCGGGCGACCCTTTTGGAGCTGGTACGGATTTAACAGCCGCGTGGAATGGTGCGCCTGTTTCGTTTCATGGTGCTACAATCAAGCCGGAAAGAGCGAGCCGCGCTTTGCCGGGTGCCAGTCACAGGGCGTACCCTGGTTCCAGTCACGCGGGCAATGGGGCGCGAGGGGCTATGAGAATATCGCCCCCGGCGACGCTATCTTTTTCGACTGGGACGGGGACGGGAGCGCAGACCATGTGGGGCTTGTTATCGGAACGGACGGGGAGCGCGTCTATACCGTCGAGGGCAATTCCGGCGACGCCTGCAAGATAAAGAGCTACCCCGTCAATTACTCCTGTATCAAAGGCTATGGGCTGATGAACTGGAATTAA
- a CDS encoding DNA-methyltransferase encodes MNGLKTDTIINRDALYALRELPEESVHCCVTSPPYYALRDYGLDMQIGREDTPEQYIDRLTEVFRELRRVLRSDGTLWLNIADTYCGTGNKGYHADPKNPKGRNGQQIARNNRVSGCKQKDLIGIPWLLAFALRADGWYLRSDIIWQKENPMPESVKDRPTRCYEHIFLLTKSKKYFYDAAAIAEPLAPTTAARYRTGRSAGQKYADEVPGQGNVQGLNRARSGSYYDEALMPTMRNRRDVWLINTVPYKGGHFAAFPPKLAETCIKAGCPKGGVVLDPFFGSGTTGAAAKQLDRHYIGIEINAEYCALARARIGGTDT; translated from the coding sequence ATGAACGGGCTGAAAACTGACACAATCATCAACCGGGACGCGCTCTATGCCTTGCGGGAGCTTCCAGAGGAAAGCGTACACTGTTGCGTCACAAGCCCGCCCTACTATGCGCTTAGGGATTACGGGCTTGATATGCAGATTGGGCGGGAGGACACGCCGGAGCAGTACATTGACAGGCTGACCGAGGTTTTCCGCGAGCTGCGCCGGGTACTGCGTTCTGACGGTACGCTCTGGCTGAATATCGCGGACACCTACTGCGGCACAGGAAATAAAGGCTACCATGCAGACCCGAAGAACCCGAAAGGCAGAAACGGACAGCAGATTGCAAGAAACAACCGCGTTTCCGGCTGCAAACAAAAGGACTTAATCGGTATCCCTTGGCTTTTAGCCTTTGCCCTACGCGCTGACGGGTGGTATTTACGGAGCGACATTATCTGGCAGAAAGAAAACCCCATGCCGGAGAGCGTGAAAGACCGCCCTACCCGCTGCTATGAACATATCTTTCTGCTTACGAAGTCAAAGAAGTATTTTTATGACGCAGCCGCCATAGCCGAGCCGTTAGCCCCCACAACGGCGGCGCGGTACCGCACCGGGCGCAGCGCGGGACAGAAATATGCGGACGAAGTACCCGGACAGGGGAACGTACAGGGGCTTAACCGGGCGCGAAGCGGCAGCTACTACGACGAAGCCCTCATGCCGACCATGCGGAACAGGCGGGACGTGTGGCTTATCAATACCGTTCCCTACAAGGGCGGGCATTTCGCCGCGTTCCCGCCAAAACTTGCCGAAACCTGTATCAAGGCGGGCTGTCCGAAAGGCGGCGTTGTGCTTGACCCCTTTTTCGGCAGCGGCACGACGGGGGCAGCCGCAAAGCAGCTTGACAGGCATTATATAGGCATTGAGATAAACGCCGAGTATTGCGCCCTTGCAAGGGCGCGGATTGGAGGGACAGACACATAA